GCTATTCACTTAGCAAAGAATCCAATTTTTCATGGAAGAACAAAGCACATTCAGGTGCGATACCATTTTATTAGATCAGCATTAGAAGATGGAGTTTTTATGCTCGATAGGATTCTTGGAAGTAAGAATCCTGCTGACATGTTAACAAAGACTGTGACTGTTGATAAGTTAAAGTTGTGCGCAACTTCGGTTGGCCTCAATGCATGAAGAGGTTGTTTCAGCGACTGCTTTAATTCGTTGAGTGTGTCTCCCATTTTATGTATCCAACaaatttaattaagaaataggGGGTTgttgaatgcaattggacaagaTCGGGAGGGCAGTTGAAGTTTTTAGACCAATTTTATACTTTCAATTGGTAATTAACtgtaaaaagaagaaaatataaAGGGAtaataagatgcaaaaataccctaatgTTGACGGTCACaggcaattttattcctaaagtTTAAAATGAAGCAATTTTATTCATAACGTCTattagatggatgatttattaaattttgaattggttaaatttGTAATGGTTTTTGTTTTATATCTTAACGGTTAATGGTTTTTATTGAATAACTCAGTatttcaaaaagaaataaaaaaattgaataactcaaaaattaaaaagctcATTGGCCTTAGAAAATCAAAACCGTTCAATATTGTCCTTTCCCAATCCACGGTCATTAAGTTATCCAAGTCATCAATTTTTGCCTCACTTATCCAGCGAATCATATCTCATCTCTCTATCTTATATATGTACATTCTTTATTCTCAAACTTACCCAACTCGCTGacatattttcttttccctCGATCCTATCATCCCTCTTTAGTCTCTTCACTATTTCCAATGGCACCTAAGGCAGCAGAAAAGAAGCCGGCAGAGAAGAAACCGGCAGAGGAGAAGAACGCTGAGAAAGCACCGGCAGAGAAAAAGCAGAGAGCAGGGAAGAAATTGTCCAAGGAAAGTGGAGCTGCtgacaagaagaagaagccatccAAGAAGAGCGTTGAGAGTTACAAGATGTACATCTTCAAGGTTCTGAAGCAGGTTCATCCTGATATCAGAATCTCGAGCAAGGCTATGGGGAT
The window above is part of the Euphorbia lathyris chromosome 3, ddEupLath1.1, whole genome shotgun sequence genome. Proteins encoded here:
- the LOC136222427 gene encoding histone H2B-like, with amino-acid sequence MAPKAAEKKPAEKKPAEEKNAEKAPAEKKQRAGKKLSKESGAADKKKKPSKKSVESYKMYIFKVLKQVHPDIRISSKAMGIMNSFINDIFENLAQESSRLAMYNKKPTITSREIETAARLVLPRELARHAVSEGTKAVTKFTNS